The following coding sequences lie in one Carassius carassius chromosome 1, fCarCar2.1, whole genome shotgun sequence genomic window:
- the LOC132158455 gene encoding gastrula zinc finger protein XlCGF57.1-like isoform X2, whose protein sequence is MECVKEEKTSEPETWRIKHEEPETWRIKHEEPETRRIKQEEQGEFIKISEENEELNEVQEKNHVKTGEKHLSCSQTKQKDLKKRGAKTSFTCTQCGKSLTCKYNLDVHLRVHTGEKPFTCDQCGKSFARSEKLKHHMKIHTGEKPFKCSHCDKRFNRSGDLKIHKLIHTGEKPYTCDQCGKSFTQKGSLKAHMRVHTGEKLFLCNQCGKSFSLLANLKVHMNIHTGEKPFKCSHCDKRFNRSGNLEIHERIHTGEKPYTCDQCGKSFAGKGRLMTHMRVHTGEKLFFCNQCGKSFSLLANLKVHMNIHTGEKPFKCSHCDKRFNRSGNLKIHERIHTGEKPYTCDQCGKSFAGKGSLMTHMIVHTGEKLFFCNQCGKSFSLLANLKVHMNIHTGEKPFKCSHCDKRFSHSRYLKTHERIHTGEKPYKCSHCDKRFSHSGYLKTHERIHTGEKPYKCSHCDKRFSHSGDLKTHERIHTGEKPYTCDQCGKSFARKGSLMAHMIVHTGETLYTCHLCGKSLKCKSSLDGHMRVHTGEKPYTCDQCGKCFTQSVHVKEHMSIHTGEKPYKCSHCDKRFSRLGSLKKHERIHTGEKPYHCTECGKCFSQSSSLHSHTKNIHRKNKVSRSSSDAAFSSNLKQ, encoded by the exons atgGAGTGTGTTAAAGAGGAGAAgacgagtgaaccagaaacctggagaataaaacacgaggaaccagaaacctggagaataaaacatgaggaaccagaaacccggagaataaaacaagaggaacaagGAG aatttattaaaataagtgAGGAGAACGAAGAATTAAATGAAGTTCAAGAGAAAAATCACGTCAAAACTGGAGAAAAACATTTGAGTTGCTCTCAAACCAAacagaaagatttaaagaaaagaGGAGCCAAAAcatctttcacctgcactcagtgtggaaagagtttgacATGCAAATATAATCTTGATGTTCACttgagagttcatactggagagaaaccattcacttgtgatcagtgcgggaagagttttgcAAGATCAGAAAAACTTAAGCATCACATgaagatccacactggagagaaacctttcaagtgttcacactgcgacAAGAGATTCAATCGGTCAGGAGACCTGAAGATACACAAAttaatccacactggagagaaaccatacacatgtgatcagtgtgggaagagttttacACAAAAAGGAAGCCTTAAGGCACATATGAGAGTTCATACAGGAGAGAAACTTTTCTTATGtaatcagtgtggaaagagtttttcactCTTAGCAAACCTTAAGgtacacatgaacatccacactggagagaaaccttttaagtgttcacactgtgacaagagattcaatcgGTCAGGAAACCTGGAaatacatgagaggatccacactggagagaaaccgtacacatgtgatcagtgcgggaagagttttgcAGGAAAAGGAAGACTTATGACACACATGAGAGTTCATACAGGAGAGAAACTTTTCTTCTGTaatcaatgtggaaagagtttttcactCTTAGCAAACCTTAAGgtacacatgaacatccacactggagagaaaccttttaagtgttcacactgtgacaagagattcaatcgGTCAGGAAACCTGAAaatacatgagaggatccacactggagagaaaccgtacacatgtgatcagtgcgggaagagttttgcAGGAAAAGGAAGTCTTATGACACATATGATTGTTCATACAGGAGAGAAACTTTTCTTCTGTaatcaatgtggaaagagtttttcactCTTAGCAAACCTTAAGgtacacatgaacatccacactggagagaaaccttttaagtgttcacactgtgacaagagattcagtcattcAAGAtacctgaaaacacatgagaggatccacactggagagaaaccttataagtgttcacactgtgacaagagattcagtcattcAGGAtacctgaaaacacatgagaggatccacactggagagaaaccttataagtgttcacactgtgacaagagattcagtcattcaggagacctgaaaacacatgagaggatccacactggagagaaaccgtacacatgtgatcagtgcgggaagagttttgcAAGAAAAGGAAGTCTTATGGCACATATGATTGTTCATACAGGAGAGACACTGTACACATGTCATCTTTGTGGAAAGAGTTTGAAATGCAAATCTAGCCTTGATggtcacatgagagttcatactggagagaaaccatacacatgtgatcagtgcgggaagtgTTTCACACAATCAGTACATGTTAAAGAACACATGagcatccacactggagagaaaccatacaagtgttcacactgtgacaagagattcagtcgttTAGGAAGcctgaaaaaacatgagaggatccacactggagagaaaccgtatcacTGCACTGAATGTGGGAAGTGTTTCAGTCAATCATCTTCTCTACACAGTCATACAAAAAACATTCACAGAAAAAACAAAGTAAGTAGATCATCTTCTGATGCTGCCTTTTCATCAAACTTGAAACAGTAA
- the LOC132158455 gene encoding gastrula zinc finger protein XlCGF57.1-like isoform X1 → MMFVKVESEENTSETETWRIKHEKTETWRIKHEETETWRIKHEEQGEFIKISEENEELNEVQEKNHVKTGEKHLSCSQTKQKDLKKRGAKTSFTCTQCGKSLTCKYNLDVHLRVHTGEKPFTCDQCGKSFARSEKLKHHMKIHTGEKPFKCSHCDKRFNRSGDLKIHKLIHTGEKPYTCDQCGKSFTQKGSLKAHMRVHTGEKLFLCNQCGKSFSLLANLKVHMNIHTGEKPFKCSHCDKRFNRSGNLEIHERIHTGEKPYTCDQCGKSFAGKGRLMTHMRVHTGEKLFFCNQCGKSFSLLANLKVHMNIHTGEKPFKCSHCDKRFNRSGNLKIHERIHTGEKPYTCDQCGKSFAGKGSLMTHMIVHTGEKLFFCNQCGKSFSLLANLKVHMNIHTGEKPFKCSHCDKRFSHSRYLKTHERIHTGEKPYKCSHCDKRFSHSGYLKTHERIHTGEKPYKCSHCDKRFSHSGDLKTHERIHTGEKPYTCDQCGKSFARKGSLMAHMIVHTGETLYTCHLCGKSLKCKSSLDGHMRVHTGEKPYTCDQCGKCFTQSVHVKEHMSIHTGEKPYKCSHCDKRFSRLGSLKKHERIHTGEKPYHCTECGKCFSQSSSLHSHTKNIHRKNKVSRSSSDAAFSSNLKQ, encoded by the coding sequence aatttattaaaataagtgAGGAGAACGAAGAATTAAATGAAGTTCAAGAGAAAAATCACGTCAAAACTGGAGAAAAACATTTGAGTTGCTCTCAAACCAAacagaaagatttaaagaaaagaGGAGCCAAAAcatctttcacctgcactcagtgtggaaagagtttgacATGCAAATATAATCTTGATGTTCACttgagagttcatactggagagaaaccattcacttgtgatcagtgcgggaagagttttgcAAGATCAGAAAAACTTAAGCATCACATgaagatccacactggagagaaacctttcaagtgttcacactgcgacAAGAGATTCAATCGGTCAGGAGACCTGAAGATACACAAAttaatccacactggagagaaaccatacacatgtgatcagtgtgggaagagttttacACAAAAAGGAAGCCTTAAGGCACATATGAGAGTTCATACAGGAGAGAAACTTTTCTTATGtaatcagtgtggaaagagtttttcactCTTAGCAAACCTTAAGgtacacatgaacatccacactggagagaaaccttttaagtgttcacactgtgacaagagattcaatcgGTCAGGAAACCTGGAaatacatgagaggatccacactggagagaaaccgtacacatgtgatcagtgcgggaagagttttgcAGGAAAAGGAAGACTTATGACACACATGAGAGTTCATACAGGAGAGAAACTTTTCTTCTGTaatcaatgtggaaagagtttttcactCTTAGCAAACCTTAAGgtacacatgaacatccacactggagagaaaccttttaagtgttcacactgtgacaagagattcaatcgGTCAGGAAACCTGAAaatacatgagaggatccacactggagagaaaccgtacacatgtgatcagtgcgggaagagttttgcAGGAAAAGGAAGTCTTATGACACATATGATTGTTCATACAGGAGAGAAACTTTTCTTCTGTaatcaatgtggaaagagtttttcactCTTAGCAAACCTTAAGgtacacatgaacatccacactggagagaaaccttttaagtgttcacactgtgacaagagattcagtcattcAAGAtacctgaaaacacatgagaggatccacactggagagaaaccttataagtgttcacactgtgacaagagattcagtcattcAGGAtacctgaaaacacatgagaggatccacactggagagaaaccttataagtgttcacactgtgacaagagattcagtcattcaggagacctgaaaacacatgagaggatccacactggagagaaaccgtacacatgtgatcagtgcgggaagagttttgcAAGAAAAGGAAGTCTTATGGCACATATGATTGTTCATACAGGAGAGACACTGTACACATGTCATCTTTGTGGAAAGAGTTTGAAATGCAAATCTAGCCTTGATggtcacatgagagttcatactggagagaaaccatacacatgtgatcagtgcgggaagtgTTTCACACAATCAGTACATGTTAAAGAACACATGagcatccacactggagagaaaccatacaagtgttcacactgtgacaagagattcagtcgttTAGGAAGcctgaaaaaacatgagaggatccacactggagagaaaccgtatcacTGCACTGAATGTGGGAAGTGTTTCAGTCAATCATCTTCTCTACACAGTCATACAAAAAACATTCACAGAAAAAACAAAGTAAGTAGATCATCTTCTGATGCTGCCTTTTCATCAAACTTGAAACAGTAA